A single window of Colletotrichum destructivum chromosome 9, complete sequence DNA harbors:
- a CDS encoding Putative Actin family, ATPase, nucleotide binding domain-containing protein, producing the protein MAAEAPIVLDGGTGFLKVGYAAQNFPEFQYPSIVGRPILRTEEKGEDNDVVIKDIMCGDEAAAARTMLQISYPMENGIVKKWDDMQHLWDYTFFEKMKVDPRGRKILLTEPPMNPLRNREQMCEVMFDRYGFGGVYVAIQAVLALYAQGLSSGVVVDSGDGVTHIVPVYESVVLNHLTRRLDVAGRDVTRNLIALLLRRGYALNRTADFETVRQIKEKLCYVSYDLELDKRLSEDTTVLVESYTLPDGRVIRVGSERFEAPECLFQPHLVDCEQPGIAEFLFNTIQAADVDVRSSLFKAIVLSGGSSMYPGLPSRLEKELKQLWLTRVLGGNPERLNKFKVRIEDPPRRRHMVFLGGAVLANIMADKEGMWVTKEEWDEQGPRVLEKLGPR; encoded by the exons ATGGCAGCCGAGGCCCCCATCG TCCTCGACGGAGGAACAGGTTTCCTCAAGGTCGGCTACGCAGCGCAGAACTTCCCCGAATTCCAATACCCGTCCATCGTCGGCCGACCGATCCTGAGaacggaggagaagggcgaggacaaCGATGTGGTCATCAAGGATATCATGTGCggtgacgaggccgccgccgctcggACGATGCTCCAGATCAGCTATCCGATGGAGAACGGAATCGTCAAGAAGTGGGATGACATGCAGCACCTTTGGGACTACaccttcttcgagaagatgaaggtCGACCCGCGCGGCCGCAAGATCTTGCTGACCGAGCCGCCGATGAACCCGCTGCGCAACCGTGAGCAGATGTGCGAGGTCATGTTTGACCGCTACGGATTCGGCGGCGTTTATGTTGCTATTCAGGCCGTGCTGGCCCTTTACGCCCAAG GTCTTAGCTccggtgtcgtcgtcgactcgggAGACGGTGTGACCCACATCGTCCCCGTGTACGAGTCGGTCGTGCTGAACCACCTCACGCGCAGACTGGACGTGGCGGGCCGAGACGTCACGCGCAACCTGATTGCGCTCCTGCTGCGCCGCGGATACGCGCTCAACCGAACAGCCGACTTCGAGACGGTCCGCCagatcaaggagaagctctGCTATGTCTCATACGACCTGGAGCTGGACAAGCGGCTGAGCGAAGACACGACGGTGCTGGTGGAGAGCTACACGTTACCCGACGGCCGCGTCATCAGGGTGGGCAGCGAGCGCTTCGAGGCACCGGAATGCCTGTTCCAGCCGCACCTCGTGGACTGCGAGCAGCCGGGCatcgccgagttcctgtTCAACACGATccaagcggccgacgtgGACGTGCGGTCGTCGCTGTTCAAGGCCATTGTGCTGtcgggcggcagcagcatgtACCCGGGTCTCCCATCGCGGTTGGAGAAGGAGCTTAAGCAGCTGTGGCTGACGCGGGTGCTGGGCGGTAACCCGGAGAGATTAAACAAGTTCAAGGTCCGGATAGAAGACCCGCCGCGCCGGAGGCACATGGTGTTCCTCGGAGGTGCGGTGCTGGCCAACATCATGGCCGACAAGGAGGGCATGTGGGTGACCAAGGAGGAGTGGGATGAGCAGGGACCGCGCgtgctcgagaagctcggccCACGATAA
- a CDS encoding Putative asp/Glu/hydantoin racemase, producing the protein MTTRVLRRNIRILVINPNSSEDMTRGMERAIQAMPLHDSLEIHTYTAPPESPASIDGDDDIRLSTDVVVRDLVNSGKLDQYDGVLVACYSVHTLVEKLSRQFHASLAVTGIFEASVLTATALLPHSSTASYLSSKWGVVTTGEFWEEHLSRGVTGYLGQRDQSENVKFGGVTSTGLMAGDFHHVSPAEVRAKLELATKRLLGSGDVRCVVMGCAGMAGLEDIIRNSAVDVYGETKGRQVFIVDGVKAGILQLEQTVRSRRLFQI; encoded by the exons ATGACGACCCGCGTGCTTCGGCGGAACATCAGGATCCTTGTGATCAACCCGAACTCCTCGGAGGACATGACGAGGGGCATGGAGAGGGCTATACAAGCAATGCCCTTGCACGAT TCCCTCGAGATCCACACGTACacggcgccgcccgagaGCCCGGCGagcatcgacggcgacgacgacatccggCTGAGCACCGACGTCGTGGTCCGGGACCTCGTCAACAGCGGCAAGCTCGACCAGTacgacggcgtgctcgtcgCCTGCTACAGCGTCCACACgcttgtcgagaagctctCCCGCCAGTTCCACGCGTCCCTCGCCGTCACCGGCATCTTCGAGGCGAGCGTCCTCACCGCGACGGCGCTCCTGCCGCAcagctcgaccgcctcgtaCCTCTCGTCCAAGTGGGGTGTCGTCACCACGGGCGAGTTCTGGGAGGAGCACCTGAGCCGGGGCGTCACGGGCTACCTGGGCCAGAGGGACCAGTCCGAGAACGTCAAGTTCGGCGGCGTCACGTCGACGGGTCTGATGGCCGGGGATTTCCACCACGTCAGCCCAGCTGAGGTAAGGGCCAAGCTCGAGCTGGCCACCAAAAGGCTGCTCGGCAGCGGGGATGTGCGCTGCGTCGTCATGGGGTGCGCCGGCATGGCTGGACTGGAAGATATCATCCGCAACTCGGCAGTGGACGTGTACGGCGAGACCAAGGGTAGGCAGGTCTTCattgtcgacggcgtcaaggccggcatTTTGCAACTGGAGCAAACGGTCAGAAGCAGGCGCTTGTTCCAAATTTGA
- a CDS encoding Putative sugar/inositol transporter, major facilitator, sugar transporter gives MAPSGLRQCIHDVSPYLIVLILVSTLGPLQFGFHLAELNAPQDVLTCRKKSIAAKGVIVEWIHTKSPPETQSWLPDCIPMTDAVFATVSSIFTVGGLVGALCAGPFSSKRGRRPAMRVTAVFFVIGAVIETIAGAPPVLAIGRFFTGAAGGASTVIVPLYISEIAPPKERGLFGAMTQVSINVGILVVQTLGFFLSYGKAWRWILAAGVFVALAQAFGLLLIPESPAWLAANGDVPQARRTLQRIRGKNFDIREEVESWDGEVNAEQEGLLAQAESVPPVSPGLSKHSSPVHLGFFQVVKDPLTRPAIAAVVGIMFAQQLCGINSIIMYSVSLLTDVLPVSSALLTILISVVNLITTAACSPLPDKLGRKRCILISIIGQGTSSLVLALSIQFGVKILSAVSVVTFVAFFAVGLGPVPFILASELVGQEAVGATQSWSLGSNYVATFLVAQFFPIINKSLNQWLGGAGWVYFLFAGFALLFALFVSVKVPETKGKKDADEVWGRTRRLD, from the exons ATGGCTCCCTCGGGTCTTCGGCAGTGCATACACGATGTCAGCCCCTACCTGATTGTCCTGATTCTTGTCTCGACCTTGGGACCCCTGCAGTTCGGCTTCCATCTT GCCGAACTGAATGCGCCGCAAGATGTCCTCACCTGCCGCAAGAAGTCCATCGCGGCCAAGGGAGTCATTGTGGAATGGATACACACCAAATCCCCCCCCGAAACCCAGAGCTGGCTTCCTGACTGTATCCCCATGACCGACGCCGTTTTCGCGACCgtctcctccatcttcaccGTCGGCGGTCTTGTTGGCGCCCTCTGCGCCGGGCCCTTCTCTTCGAAGCGCGGCCGACGCCCTGCCATGAGGGTcaccgccgtcttcttcgtcatcggcgccgtcatcgagacgATCGCTGGAGCGCCCCCCGTTCTGGCCATCGGCCGATTCTTCaccggtgccgccggcggtgcgTCGACCGTCATCGTCCCCTTGTACATCAGCGAGATCGCGCCGCCCAAGGAGCGCGGTCTGTTCGGCGCCATGACCCAGGTTTCGATCAACGTTGGCATCCTGGTCGTCCAGACACTGGGGTTCTTTTTGAGCTACGGAAAGGCATGGCGGTGGATCCTGGCCGCAGGTGTCTTCGTTGCCTTGGCTCAAGCCTTCGGCTTGCTGCTGATTCCCGAGAGCCCTGCCTGGCTCGCTGCCAACGGCGATGTCCCGCAAGCCCGCCGCACCCTGCAGCGGATCCGCGGCAAGAACTTTGACATCCGCGAAGAGGTCGAGAGCTgggacggcgaggtgaaCGCCGAGCAAGAGGGTCTTCTGGCCCAGGCTGAAAGTGTCCCGCCCGTGTCTCCTGGTCTCTCGAAGCACAGCTCTCCCGTCCatctcggcttcttccaAGTCGTAAAGGACCCGCTGACCCGCcctgccatcgccgccgtcgtcggcatcatgTTTGCGCAGCAACTGTGTGGCATCAACTCCATCATCATGTACTCCGTGTCTTTGTTGACCGACGTGCTCCCCGTGAGCTCGGCCCTGCTAACGATCCTGATCTCCGTGGTCAACCTGATCACCACCGCGGCATGCTCTCCGCTGCCGGACAAGCTCGGTCGAAAGAGGTGCATCCTCATCTCCATCATCGGACAGGGTACTAGTTCGCTTGTCCTGGCCCTCTCCATCCAGTTCGGAGTCAAGATCCTGTCGGCCGTGTCAGTTGTGACCTTCGTGGCATTCTTCGCGGTTGGCCTGGGGCCGGTCCCTTTCATTCTCGCCTCGGAACTGGTAGGACAGGAAGCCGTTGGCGCCACTCAGTCTTGGTCTCTGGGATCCAACTACGTCGCAACGTTCCTCGTTGCCCAGTTCttccccatcatcaacaagtcGCTCAACCAGTGGCTTGGAGGTGCCGGCTGGGTATACTTCCTCTTCGCCGGGTTTGCTCTGCTGTTTGCCCTCTTTGTTTCCGTCAAGGTTCCTGAGACAAAGGGCAAGAAGGATGCCGATGAGGTATGGGGCCGAACTCGACGACTTGATTAA
- a CDS encoding Putative NmrA-like domain, NAD(P)-binding domain superfamily — MSTFRPSNILVFGATGNIGLFITEALLDASPSFGQITIFTSPATVEKKPALLDGWKKKGAKVISGDVDDNEQIQAAYRDADTVISALGRNVIEKQIDLIKLAEETDSVKWFFPSEYGTDIEYSPKSADEKPHQAKLKVRKYIRENVRRLKYTYLVTGPYVDMFLTLPAVAQEAGGFDTANRKAVLVEDGEGKVGLITMKDVGKTLVASLRHPEASFNRALKVQSFVATGKDILAEYEKQTGVKWEVAYSPLQKLREAEEKAWADGVPYATIFTLRRIWAEGGTLYEKTDNERIGLGPQDVETLEVAVKRSLGKAQ; from the exons ATGTCGACTTTCAGACCTTCCAATATCCTCGTCTTTGGCGCGACGGGCAACATTGGCCTTTTCATTACCGAGGCCTTGTTGGACGCCAGCCCCTCGTTCGGTCAAATCACCATTTTCACATCGCCCGCCACAGTGGAAAAGAAACCGGCGTTGCTCGATGGctggaagaaaaagggtGCCAAGGTTATcagcggcgacgtcgacgacaacgagcaGATCCAGGCCGCTTACAGGGATGCCGACACCGTCATCTCGGCATTGGGCAGGAATGTCATTGAGAAGCAGATCGACCTGatcaagctggccgaggagaccGACTCTGTCAAATGGTTTTTCCCCTCCGAATATGGCACCGACATCGAGTACAGCCCCAAgagcgccgacgagaagccTCACCAGGCCAAGCTCAAAGTGCGCAAGTACATACGCGAGAACGTCCGGCGGCTCAAGTACACGTACCTCGTGACGGGCCCGTACGTCGACATGTTCTTAACGCTGCCCGCCGTGGCGCAGGAGGCCGGCGGGTTTGACACGGCCAACCGCAAGGCTgtccttgtcgaggatggcgagggcaAGGTCGGCTTAATCACCATGAAGGA CGTTGGCAAGACTCTGGTCGCCTCGCTCCGTCACCCCGAGGCGTCCTTCAACCGCGCCCTCAAGGTACAGTCCTTCGTGGCGACCGGCAAAGACATCTTGGCCGAGTATGAGAAGCAGACGGGTGTCAAGTGGGAAGTGGCCTACTCGCCGCTGCAGAAGCTCAgggaggccgaggagaaggcgtGGGCCGATGGCGTCCCTTATGCGACCATCTTCACTCTGCGACGCATCTGGGCCGAGGGTGGCACGTTGTACGAGAAAACGGACAACGAGAGGATCGGGCTTGGGCCCCAAGATGTCGAGACGCTAGAGGTGGCCGTGAAACGGTCATTGGGTAAGGCTCAATAG
- a CDS encoding Putative rpa43 ribonucleoprotein (RNP): protein MAATDSPLVNGHKSDKKSKKDKKEKKRLREEDAEAGEERKHKRTKSIGVAQDDDDDEESPVASQDLSLAALTNTTNDEPSPEKKKKKDKKHRKSVGDAAEDASDAERKEKKDKKKKRKSQHKEAEDDVEGSFADAAATPASEKKEKKTKKTKAATPEPVADNDDNDDAMDVDSPAKTKLTSRVHQPPDAPSKPSFPFFTQTVSLYLPLYPVGWDTPCTAAASQHLEPLVNRYVPELKGVLLAFRNVAVSEQPGRRYAATNDSEHCDLVSVDEYAVGFGYVTVDVDLFLPRRGAWMEGSINLENEGHIGVVCWGKFNASIESARLPPEWRWVHAGSAEAASYVADPFDNDNDDNASARAAEDEHGAVRQIHTTGFWVDGAGDKVKGRVRFRIKAFDVGVSGDHGYLSLEGTMLDAAGEKAAIQHDADQERRRRAGKSGGILSKERRRMPEFSVTKFGVVEDEEDKALRQDVWNTTEPVTDNEAGGKEAFTGISAEEA from the coding sequence ATGGCGGCAACCGACTCCCCGTTGGTCAATGGGCACAAGTCCGacaagaaaagcaagaaggacaagaaggagaagaagcgcctgcgcgaggaggatgccgaggctGGCGAGGAGCGCAAGCACAAGCGAACCAAGAGCATAGGCGTGGCGcaggacgatgatgatgacgaagaatCTCCCGTGGCATCCCAGGACCTTTCCCTGGCCGCCTTGACGAACACCACCAACGACGAGCCGTCGCccgagaaaaagaagaagaaagacaAGAAGCACAGAAAGTCGGTAGGAGACGCCGCGGAAGATGCGTCGGACGCCGagcgcaaggagaagaaggacaagaagaagaagcgcaagtcACAACacaaggaggccgaggacgacgtcgagggctccttcgccgatgccgccgccacacCGGCAAgcgaaaagaaggaaaagaagaccaagaagaCTAAGGCAGCTACCCCCGAACCCGTagccgacaacgacgacaacgacgatgcCATGGACGTCGACTCCCCGGCCAAGACGAAATTAACATCTCGAGTCCACCAACCCCCCGACGCGCCCTCCAAGCCCTCGTTCCCCTTCTTCACCCAGACCGTCTCCCTATACCTCCCCCTCTACCCCGTCGGCTGGGACACGCCCTGcacggccgccgcgtcgCAGCACCTCGAGCCGCTCGTGAACCGCTACGTCCCGGAGCTCAAgggcgtcctcctcgccttccgcAACGTTGCCGTCTCGGAGCAGCCCGGTCGCCGCTATGCCGCCACAAACGACAGCGAGCACTGTGACctcgtctccgtcgacgagtacgccgtcggcttcggctacgtcaccgtcgacgtcgatctCTTCCTGccccgccgcggcgcctGGATGGAAGGAAGCATCAACCTCGAGAACGAGGGCCACATCGGCGTCGTCTGCTGGGGCAAATTTAACGCCAGCATTGAGTCGGCCCGCCTGCCGCCTGAATGGCGCTGGGTCCACGCCGGTTccgccgaggcggcgtccTACGTCGCCGACCccttcgacaacgacaacgacgacaacgcctCAGCGCGCGCCGCTGAGgacgagcacggcgccgTGCGTCAGATCCATACGACGGGTTTCtgggtcgacggcgccggcgacaaggtcaagggccGCGTCCGGTTCCGCATCAAGGccttcgacgtcggcgtTAGCGGCGACCACGGCTACCTCAGTCTCGAGGGCACcatgctcgacgccgccggcgagaaggccgccatcCAGCACGATGCTGACCAGGAGCGCAGGCGCCGCGCCGGCAAGAGCGGCGGTATTCTCTCCAAGGAACGCCGCCGCATGCCCGAGTTCAGCGTGACCAAGTTCGGcgtggtcgaggacgaggaggacaaggcgCTGCGGCAGGACGTGTGGAACACGACGGAGCCGGTGACGGACAACGAGGCCGGGGGCAAGGAGGCGTTTACGGGCATCTCGGCTGAGGAGGCGTAG
- a CDS encoding Putative interferon alpha-inducible protein IFI6/IFI27 has protein sequence MQEAVNRSALPRVESQIKDGTRDADLLPLDTSCPLPHPPLLSITTTLSRLRLSLSRYRILNRQTHPKITTKMDCTRVFECFLGQLSEPQRQPAVIVEKQPGVITEQPVRSAHDAAAEFVATLRTAEKGGKDLERRLRNIVTVNSWTEELAEYILRGIEYLVQHRDTIGQVVRDAVDEAIEAAESVFQFAKDHPVFVTIIAIGILVLISPWVLEALGFSELGPVADTFAAFWQARYAGYVPKGSLFSFFQRLGMVSNQMASKYTNVAKMIKFFIVILGIAALVPSFLSLIGFGPAGPVTGSLATWWQSFYGGAVPAGGLFAYLQHIAMTWQI, from the exons ATGCAGGAGGCCGTCAACAGGTCGGCACTTCCTCGAGTTGAATCCCAGATCAAAGACGGCACGCGCGATGCCGACCTACTGCCTCTGGATACTTcatgccccctcccccatcctcCTCTGCTTTCCATAACCACAACCCTATCGAGACTCCGACTCTCATTGTCCCGATACCGAATTCTCAATCGACAAACTCATCCCAAAATCACCACCAAGATGGATTGCACTCGCGTCTTTGAGTGCTttctcggccagctctcTGAGCCCCAGCGGCAGCCTGCCGTCATAGTAGAGAAGCAACCCGGTGTGATCACCGAGCAGCCTGTTCGATCCGCtcatgatgccgccgcagagTTCGTCGCCACCCTCCGCACCGCTGAGAAGGGTGGCAAAGACCTCGAGCGCCGCCTCAGGAACATTGTCACCGTCAACTCCTGGACTGAGGAGCTGGCAGAGTACATTCTTCGGGGTATCGAGTACCTTGTCCAGCATCGCGACACCATTGGCCAGGTGGTCAGGGATGCCGTGGATGAGGCTATCGAGGCTGCCGAGAGCGTCTTCCAGTTCGCAAAGGATCACCCTGTCTTCGTgaccatcatcgccatcggcatcttGGTCCTCATCTCCCCCTGGGTTCTTGAGGCCCTCGGCTTCAGCGAGCTTGGTCCAGTTGCCG ACACGTTCGCCGCCTTTTGGCAGGCTCGTTACGCCGGCTACGTCCCCAAGGGttcccttttctccttctttcaacGACTTGGCATG GTAAGTAACCAAATGGCAAGTAAATACA CAAACGTCGCCAAAATGATCAAGTTCTTCATCGTAATTCTTGGGATCGCCGCACTTGTGCCTTCTTTCCTGTCGCTCATCGGTTTCGGTCCTGCCGGCCCCGTCACCG GCTCGTTGGCTACCTGGTGGCAGTCCTTCTACGGCGGAGCTGTCCCCGCTGGCGGGCTCTTCGCCTACTTGCAGCACATCGCCATGACCTGGCAAATTTAG
- a CDS encoding Putative glutathione S-transferase, Thioredoxin-like superfamily, glutathione transferase family, whose amino-acid sequence MGLVLFIANKRYSSWSMRPWVLLKALGIPFEERLQTFTAGLRQPAFLSFSPTGKVPTLIDGDVTVWDSLAIVEYIAEAHPAAWPRDPAARAFARCAAAEMHAGFDAIRDQCSMNVALRIDLGGPPNAALQRDLDRLDQLWTDGLTRFGGPFLAGGEFTAADAFFAPVATRIQTFGLKVSEPAMAYVLTLLEHPAVRQWIEDGIAETAREPYHEADVVRGRKVLKDLSPPQ is encoded by the coding sequence ATGGGCCTCGTCCTTTTCATCGCCAACAAGCGCTACTCCAGCTGGTCCATGAGACCCTGGGTGctcctcaaggccctcggcatccccTTTGAAGAACGGCTGCAGACCTTCACCGCCGGCCTCCGTCAGCCCGCattcctctccttctcgcccaCCGGCAAGGTCCCGACCCTgatcgacggcgacgtcacCGTCTGGGACtccctcgccatcgtcgagtacatcgccgaggcccacCCGGCCGCCTGGCCCCGCGaccccgccgcccgcgccttcgcccgctgcgccgccgccgagatgcacgccggcttcgacgccaTCCGCGACCAGTGCTCCATGAACGTCGCCCTGCgcatcgacctcggcgggCCTCCCAACGCCGCCCTACAGCGCGATCTCGATCGCCTGGACCAGCTGTGGACCGACGGCCTGACGCGGTTCGGTGGTCCGTTcctggcgggcggcgagttcaccgccgccgacgccttcttcgcgCCCGTTGCGACGCGGATTCAGACGTTTGGGCTGAAGGTGTCGGAGCCGGCCATGGCGTATGTGCTGACGCTGTTGGAGCACCCTGCTGTCAGGCAGTGGATCGAGGACGGCATTGCGGAGACCGCGCGGGAGCCGTATCATGAGGCAGATGTTGTGCGAGGGCGCAAGGTTCTAAAGGACTTGTCTCCGCCCCAATGA
- a CDS encoding Putative peptide chain release factor class I encodes MIAAPWVCRRCLGGLLKPRSTQFIRRASSDTTAHLPPALLQRARALTTEHDALARSLESDFDSKTARRMGELSSVATALREWERATSSIAELNGLLGSKDKELRDMAAEELESTNGQLSALSRKLSASLTPKDPYAHMPCLLEIRPGPGGLEGRFFADTLFRMYKQYLSRRGYRSQVIKYDTVEAAGDLSTAAGESALQEAVIEIQDPGAYDLFRGEAGMHRVQRIPATEKNGRVHTSAVAVWVLPSFQESGDGAKDFNNPESDFYIDPSEVKIETMRARGAGGQHVNKTESAIRMTHTPTGTVVSMQDSRSQSRNREDAWKLMRSRVGLIRREAREEAAAQLRDNVLSRHRISRSDKIRTYNYNQDRVTDHRAGVDVYNLVDVIDGGESLDKIVDAVKDWLVSGDIAAMMAEQEAAAAAVSDTKKAEK; translated from the exons ATGATCGCGGCGCCATGGGTGTGTCGGCGTTGCCTGGGAGGGCTTCTGAAGCCCAGGAGCACCCAATTCATTCGCCGTGCTAGCTCAG ACACAACCGCACACCTCCCGCCAGCCCTCCTCCAACGAGCGCGCGCCCTCACGACCGAACACGATGCCCTCGCCCGCTCCCTCGAATCCGACTTTGACTCCAAAACGGCCCGCCGGATGGGCGAGCTCTCGAGCGTCGCCACGGCCCTCCGCGAATGGGAACGCGCGACGAGCTCCATCGCGGAGCTCAACGGCCTCTTGGGCTCAAAGGACAAAGAACTCCGGGacatggccgccgaggagctcgagtCGACAAACGGCCAGCTCTCGGCCCTCTCGCGTAAgctctcggcctcgctgaCGCCCAAGGACCCCTACGCCCACATGCCCTGCCTGCTCGAGATCCGTCCGGGACCCGGCGGTCTCGAGGGccgcttcttcgccgacaCGCTGTTCCGTATGTACAAGCAGTACCTCTCGCGCAGGGGCTACCGCTCGCAAGTGATCAAGTACGACacggtcgaggccgccggcgacctgtccacggcggcgggcgagagCGCGCTGCAGGAGGCCGTCATCGAGATCCAGGACCCGGGCGCCTACGACCTGTtccgcggcgaggccggcatgCACCGCGTGCAGCGGATCccggcgacggagaagaacgGCCGCGTGCACACTAGCGCCGTGGCCGTGTGGGTGCTGCCGTCCTTCCAGGagagcggcgacggtgccAAGGACTTCAACAACCCGGAGAGCGACTTCTATATCGACCCGTCCGAGGTCAAGATCGAGACGATGCGCGcgcgcggcgccggcgggcagcACGTCAACAAGACGGAGTCGGCGATCCGCATGACGCACACGCCGACGGGCACCGTCGTCAGCATGCAGGACTCGCGGTCGCAGTCGCGCAACCGCGAGGACGCGTGGAAGCTGATGCGGTCGCGCGTGGGGCTGATCCGGCGCGAGGCccgcgaggaggcggcggcgcagctgcGCGACAACGTGCTCTCGCGGCACCGCATCTCGCGCAGCGACAAGATCCGCACGTACAACTACAACCAGGACCGCGTCACGGATcaccgcgccggcgtcgacgtgtacaacctcgtcgacgtcatcgacggcggcgagtcGCTCGACAAgatcgtcgacgccgtcaaggactGGCTCGTGTCCGGGGACATTgcggccatgatggccgagcaggaggccgCTGCCGCGGCGGTGTCGGACACGAAGAAGGCGGAAAAGTGA
- a CDS encoding Putative PRELI/MSF1 domain, Slowmo/Ups family protein, whose amino-acid sequence MVLTHTTNHTYSHPFPTVTLAYFLRYSSPKLNPFSTHVLSTDTIDSRLDPATGRLHTTRIHLKKSRMPAPVFKLLPASITGGGSAGEKATYVLETSVIDMREGWMRTESRNLNFMNVLSVVEKQDFRLPADAPRDAATTDVTTTLVYKSRLGERLRGGKKDQAPSPADHPEQKDGRWMPGWMSGIGARGVQRSIESIASSKTQDQMGKSREGMRVVLERLRKNGVVGVLEMMRRERQLA is encoded by the coding sequence ATGGTCCTCACCCACACGACGAACCACACCTACTCTCACCCTTTCCCGACGGTGACGCTCGCGTACTTCCTCCGCTACTCGTCCCCCAAGCTCAACCCCTTCTCCACCCATGTCCTCAGCACCGACACCATCGACAGCCGTCTCGACCCGGCCACGGGCAGGCTGCACACGACCCGTATCCACCTGAAGAAGTCGCGCATGCCGGCCCCCGTCTTCAAGCTCCTCCCGGCTTCaatcaccggcggcggctccgccggcgagaaggcgaCCTACGTCCTCGAGACCTCCGTCATCGACATGCGCGAGGGCTGGATGCGCACCGAGAGCCGCAACCTCAACTTCATGAACGTGctgtccgtcgtcgagaagcaggaCTTCCGCCTGCCCGCCGACGCACcccgcgacgccgccaccaccgacgtGACCACCACCCTCGTCTACAAGTCGCGCCTCGGCGAGAGGCTCCGCGGCGGGAAAAAGGACCaggcgccctcgcccgccgaccACCCTGAGCAGAAGGACGGCCGCTGGATGCCTGGTTGGATGAGCGGTATCGGCGCCCGCGGCGTCCAGCGCAGCATCGAGAGCATCGCCTCGAGCAAGACGCAGGACCAGATGGGCAAGAGCCGCGAGGGCATGCGCGTCGTCCTGGAAAGGCTTCGCAAgaacggcgtcgtcggcgtgctGGAGATGATGAGACGCGAGCGTCAGTTGGCCTGA